From Thermoanaerobaculia bacterium, the proteins below share one genomic window:
- a CDS encoding ion transporter, protein MSERNSNTATIRDQLHTIIFEADTLSGKLFDIGLIGAILVSVLIVMMDSVAPLRASYGRFFTISEWFFTLLFTVEYILRLICVKRPVIYAKSFFGIVDLLAVLPTYLSFILPASRYLLVIRVLRVLRIFRVLKLVQYLGEARLLLLALKASRRKIAVFLFTVFTVVIIVGSFMYILEGEIHGFSSIPRSIYWAIVTLTTVGYGDISPQTAPGQALAALIMILGYGIIAVPTGIVGVELARVSELKSTSTQVCAWCGLDRHEDDAVFCRHCGREL, encoded by the coding sequence GTGTCCGAGAGAAATTCCAATACTGCAACGATACGGGATCAACTCCATACGATTATCTTTGAAGCCGACACGTTGAGCGGAAAGCTCTTCGATATCGGTTTGATCGGGGCAATTCTTGTCAGCGTTCTGATCGTCATGATGGACAGTGTGGCGCCTCTTCGAGCTTCTTACGGCCGTTTTTTTACGATATCCGAGTGGTTTTTCACCCTTCTCTTTACCGTGGAATACATTCTCCGACTGATTTGCGTGAAGCGACCCGTTATTTATGCAAAGAGCTTCTTTGGTATTGTGGATCTTCTTGCCGTACTTCCGACCTATCTCTCCTTCATCCTTCCCGCATCCCGGTATCTTCTGGTTATACGCGTTTTGCGGGTCCTCCGAATCTTCCGGGTTCTAAAGCTCGTTCAATATCTCGGAGAGGCTCGACTTCTCCTTCTTGCTCTCAAAGCCAGCCGTCGAAAGATTGCCGTATTTCTCTTTACGGTTTTTACTGTGGTGATTATCGTCGGTTCCTTTATGTATATCCTGGAAGGAGAGATCCACGGGTTTTCCAGCATCCCCAGAAGCATCTACTGGGCTATCGTGACACTTACGACCGTGGGCTATGGAGATATTTCACCCCAGACCGCACCCGGCCAGGCCCTCGCGGCTCTGATCATGATTCTCGGATATGGCATCATTGCGGTTCCTACCGGAATTGTAGGGGTTGAACTTGCCAGAGTCTCAGAGCTCAAATCCACGTCGACTCAGGTTTGTGCCTGGTGTGGTCTCGATCGGCACGAGGATGATGCTGTCTTCTGTCGTCACTGCGGTCGCGAACTTTAA
- the gyrA gene encoding DNA gyrase subunit A, translating to MSRRSIIPVLIEEEVQKSYLDYAMSVIIGRALPDVRDGLKPVHRRILYTMFQQGNVSGKPYKKSARIVGEVMGKYHPHGDSAIYDAMVRMAQDFSMREPLVDGQGNFGSIDGDSAAAMRYTEVRLTRLSEELLKGDIDKETVEWIPNYDGSLQEPTVLPSVFPNLLVNGASGIAVGMSTNIPPHNLSEVAKAAILVMDTPSVSIDEIIHVLPGPDFPTGGIINGLKGIHDAFTTGRGSLQVRARAVVEVLKGDRQRLVVTEIPYQVNKSNLVQEIAELVKAKRLEGIQDIRDESNREGLRIVLDLKKGAVAEVILNFLYKHTQLQSTFSVQFLAILNQQPRLFTIKKLLLAFIEHRKIIIIRRTRFDLRKAEERAHILEGLKIALDNLDQVIKLIRASSDVASAREGLMSKFGLSRIQADAILEMRLQKLTGLERQKIIDEYNEILKKIEDYKAILASESRVRDIIRDELLSLSEKYGNVRRTEIRPQKEEFSIEDTIPEEDMVITISHRGYIKRTALTTYRAQRRGGKGRLGMVTREEDFVEHLYVASTHDYILVFTQDGRLHWLKTYDLPEVGAAGKGTAVVNLIQVSSDTRIADVLPVKAFDPQQYLFFVTKKGVVKRTGLDQYGNVRRGGIQALRVNEGDALLNVSCVKDNDRALLATRQGFSILFPIQDVRPMGRVAAGVRGIHLRKEDEVIGVVVADAEKDVLTATVKGYGKRTATSEYRLQSRGGKGIINIRITEKNGEVIGVLGVTEHDDVMLITEKGKIMRTEIAHISKYHRSSQGVRLVDVDDEDNLTAIALLLEQEETEIELEE from the coding sequence ATGAGTCGACGAAGCATTATTCCGGTTCTGATCGAGGAAGAAGTCCAGAAGTCATACCTGGACTATGCCATGAGCGTTATCATCGGGCGGGCCCTTCCCGATGTACGGGATGGCCTGAAGCCTGTCCATCGAAGAATCCTCTATACCATGTTTCAACAGGGGAATGTTTCGGGAAAACCCTATAAGAAGTCGGCGCGCATCGTCGGTGAAGTCATGGGTAAATACCATCCCCACGGAGATTCCGCCATCTACGATGCCATGGTTCGAATGGCACAGGACTTCTCCATGCGGGAACCGCTTGTGGATGGACAGGGTAACTTCGGAAGTATTGATGGGGACTCAGCCGCGGCCATGCGGTACACCGAAGTACGTCTGACCCGTCTCTCAGAGGAACTGCTGAAAGGGGATATTGACAAGGAAACCGTGGAGTGGATCCCGAACTATGATGGTTCGCTTCAGGAGCCGACCGTCCTTCCTTCGGTCTTTCCCAACCTGCTCGTCAATGGCGCCTCGGGGATTGCCGTGGGAATGTCCACAAACATTCCTCCTCATAATCTGAGTGAAGTTGCAAAGGCTGCCATTCTTGTCATGGATACCCCCTCAGTCTCCATTGATGAGATCATCCATGTTCTTCCCGGACCCGATTTCCCGACCGGTGGAATTATCAATGGTCTTAAAGGTATCCACGATGCCTTCACGACAGGCAGAGGAAGCCTGCAGGTCCGGGCCAGAGCCGTTGTTGAAGTTCTGAAGGGTGACCGTCAGCGTCTCGTTGTGACGGAAATTCCTTACCAGGTCAATAAGTCCAACCTGGTTCAGGAAATCGCCGAGCTTGTCAAGGCAAAACGGCTGGAAGGAATTCAGGATATCCGGGATGAAAGTAACCGTGAAGGGTTAAGAATCGTTCTTGATTTAAAAAAGGGTGCTGTTGCGGAGGTCATTCTCAACTTCCTTTACAAGCACACCCAGCTGCAGAGCACCTTCAGCGTACAGTTCCTGGCCATTCTGAACCAGCAGCCACGCCTCTTTACAATCAAGAAGCTTCTGCTGGCCTTCATCGAACACCGAAAAATTATCATTATCCGTCGCACCCGGTTTGATTTGAGAAAGGCGGAAGAACGGGCCCACATTCTCGAGGGGTTAAAAATTGCCCTGGACAATCTTGATCAGGTCATTAAGCTGATCCGTGCCTCCAGCGATGTGGCTTCAGCTCGGGAAGGATTGATGAGCAAATTCGGGCTGTCCCGAATTCAGGCGGATGCCATTCTGGAGATGCGCCTGCAGAAACTGACCGGTCTTGAGCGGCAGAAGATCATCGACGAGTACAATGAAATTTTGAAAAAAATTGAAGATTACAAGGCAATTCTGGCTTCTGAAAGCCGGGTCAGGGATATTATTCGCGATGAACTTTTAAGCCTTTCGGAAAAGTATGGAAATGTCAGACGGACCGAGATTAGGCCCCAGAAGGAAGAATTTTCCATCGAGGATACTATTCCGGAAGAGGACATGGTGATTACCATTTCCCACCGCGGATACATCAAGCGAACAGCTCTTACGACGTACCGGGCTCAGCGACGCGGAGGGAAGGGACGGCTCGGAATGGTGACCCGGGAAGAGGACTTTGTCGAACATCTCTATGTGGCCTCCACTCATGACTACATCCTTGTCTTCACTCAGGATGGAAGGCTGCACTGGCTCAAGACCTACGATCTCCCCGAGGTCGGGGCTGCCGGGAAGGGTACGGCGGTTGTGAATCTGATCCAGGTCTCTTCCGATACGCGAATTGCCGATGTTCTTCCCGTCAAAGCATTTGATCCCCAGCAATATCTCTTTTTTGTTACAAAGAAGGGAGTAGTGAAAAGAACGGGATTGGATCAATACGGGAATGTCAGACGCGGCGGAATCCAGGCTCTCCGTGTCAATGAAGGAGATGCCCTTCTCAACGTCTCCTGCGTGAAGGATAATGATCGTGCCCTCCTGGCGACTCGACAGGGGTTCAGCATTCTATTCCCGATTCAGGATGTCCGTCCTATGGGACGTGTGGCCGCCGGTGTCCGTGGGATCCATCTCAGAAAAGAGGATGAAGTCATCGGTGTCGTGGTGGCGGATGCGGAAAAGGATGTTCTCACCGCCACGGTAAAAGGATACGGGAAGCGCACGGCCACATCGGAATACCGACTTCAGAGCCGGGGAGGCAAGGGAATCATCAATATCCGCATCACGGAAAAGAACGGTGAGGTGATCGGAGTGCTTGGAGTGACCGAGCATGACGACGTCATGTTGATCACCGAAAAAGGCAAGATTATGCGGACAGAGATCGCACACATCTCGAAATATCACCGGAGCAGCCAGGGTGTAAGGCTGGTCGATGTAGACGATGAAGATAATCTGACTGCCATCGCTCTTCTTCTGGAGCAGGAAGAAACTGAGATCGAGCTGGAAGAATAG
- the gdhA gene encoding NADP-specific glutamate dehydrogenase: MSDFVSNLMAEVKAKNPAEPEFHQAVEEVVESLELVIERHPEFKKARIVERIIEPERVIMFRVPWVDDKGYVQVNRGFRIEMNSAIGPYKGGLRFHPSVNLGILKFLAFEQVFKNSLTTLPMGGGKGGSDFDPKGKSDNEVMRFCQSFMAELFRHIGPNTDVPAGDIGVGGREIGFLFGFYKKIRNEFTGVLTGKGLNWGGSLIRPEATGYGAVYFAQEMLSTKDDDLEGKVCIVSGSGNVAQYTVEKVLHLGGKAVTLSDSGGYIYDPEGITREKLEFVMDLKNVRRGRIKEYSDKYPSATYTPLDPSLDYNPLWDHKADCAFPSATQNEINAKDAQNLIKNGVYVVSEGANMPSTPDAVQIFLDHKILYGPGKAANAGGVATSGLEMSQNSLRLSWSREEVDQRLHGIMKSIHKACKETADEYGTPGNYVNGANIAGFLKVAHAMMDQGVI; this comes from the coding sequence ATGTCCGATTTCGTTTCAAACCTGATGGCTGAAGTTAAGGCCAAAAACCCGGCAGAACCTGAGTTTCATCAGGCTGTTGAAGAAGTAGTCGAGTCTCTTGAGCTGGTAATTGAACGCCATCCGGAGTTCAAGAAGGCAAGGATCGTCGAGCGGATCATTGAACCCGAACGGGTCATCATGTTTCGTGTTCCCTGGGTTGATGACAAAGGATACGTCCAGGTCAACCGCGGCTTTCGAATTGAAATGAACAGTGCCATCGGACCTTACAAGGGCGGTCTCCGTTTTCACCCTTCGGTAAACCTTGGCATTTTGAAGTTTTTGGCCTTTGAACAGGTCTTTAAAAACTCTCTGACGACCCTCCCCATGGGGGGCGGAAAGGGTGGATCCGATTTCGACCCCAAAGGAAAGAGCGACAATGAAGTCATGCGTTTCTGCCAGAGTTTCATGGCCGAGCTCTTCCGCCACATCGGGCCTAATACCGACGTTCCTGCAGGGGATATCGGCGTTGGTGGCCGTGAAATCGGTTTCCTTTTCGGATTTTACAAAAAAATCCGCAACGAATTCACCGGTGTCCTGACAGGAAAGGGCTTGAACTGGGGAGGATCCCTGATTCGTCCCGAAGCAACGGGTTATGGTGCGGTGTACTTCGCTCAGGAAATGCTTTCCACCAAGGACGACGACCTCGAAGGCAAAGTCTGCATCGTTTCGGGAAGCGGAAATGTCGCCCAGTACACGGTTGAAAAAGTGCTCCATCTGGGTGGAAAGGCCGTTACACTTTCCGATTCCGGCGGTTACATTTACGATCCGGAAGGCATTACCCGGGAAAAGCTGGAATTTGTCATGGATCTCAAGAACGTGCGCCGCGGAAGAATCAAGGAATACTCCGACAAGTATCCTTCTGCAACCTACACGCCCCTGGATCCCAGCCTCGATTACAATCCTCTATGGGACCACAAGGCTGATTGCGCTTTCCCCAGTGCCACACAGAACGAAATCAACGCCAAAGACGCGCAGAACCTTATCAAGAACGGCGTTTACGTGGTTTCCGAGGGAGCGAACATGCCTTCCACACCCGATGCGGTACAGATCTTCCTGGATCACAAGATTCTGTACGGTCCCGGCAAGGCTGCGAATGCCGGCGGGGTAGCAACCTCCGGCCTCGAAATGTCCCAGAACAGCCTGCGTCTCTCCTGGAGCCGCGAAGAAGTGGATCAGCGCCTCCATGGCATCATGAAGAGCATCCACAAGGCCTGCAAAGAAACGGCCGACGAATATGGCACACCGGGCAACTATGTCAATGGCGCCAATATTGCCGGCTTCCTGAAAGTTGCACATGCCATGATGGACCAGGGTGTGATCTAA
- a CDS encoding Glu/Leu/Phe/Val dehydrogenase: MESKSFNPFKMAQEQFDSVASQLNLDSGVRELLRTPMREYHFTIPVKMDDGSVKVFQGFRVQHNDARGPSKGGIRFHPQETIDTVRALATWMTWKCAVVDIPLGGGKGGVICDPHNLSMREQEQICRGWVRQIARNVGPLQDVPAPDVMTNAQHMLWMMDEYEKVMGAKFPGFITGKPVGMGGSLGRTEATGYGVVYTLREALTSHEVDIKNTRAAFQGFGNVSQYAVELYQQYGGTAVCVSCWDQTDQTSYTFVKKDGIDLKALLGITDKFGGINKDKAREMGYEILPGSAWIEQDVDILVPSALENQVNGETVQKISNRVKFVVEGANGPTTPEADAVFKERGIFVIPDFLANAGGVTCSYFEQVQSNMNYFWTKDEVLDRLDKIMTEAFHGVHDLARRKRVYMRDAAYMIAISRVAEACRLRGWV, from the coding sequence ATGGAGAGCAAATCCTTTAATCCCTTCAAGATGGCGCAGGAACAATTTGACAGTGTCGCTTCACAGTTAAACCTGGACAGCGGTGTTCGGGAACTTCTGAGAACACCCATGCGTGAGTATCACTTCACAATCCCCGTGAAGATGGATGACGGCAGTGTAAAGGTCTTTCAGGGGTTTCGGGTCCAGCACAATGACGCCCGGGGACCCAGCAAAGGCGGCATTCGATTTCACCCCCAGGAAACAATAGATACGGTTCGCGCTCTGGCCACCTGGATGACATGGAAATGCGCCGTTGTCGACATTCCTCTCGGCGGAGGTAAGGGCGGCGTAATTTGTGACCCGCACAATCTGTCCATGCGTGAGCAGGAACAGATCTGCCGGGGCTGGGTCAGACAGATCGCTCGAAATGTCGGACCTCTCCAGGATGTTCCCGCACCTGACGTGATGACCAATGCGCAGCATATGCTTTGGATGATGGATGAATACGAAAAAGTTATGGGTGCAAAATTTCCCGGTTTTATCACGGGCAAACCGGTTGGGATGGGCGGTTCTCTCGGACGCACGGAAGCCACGGGCTATGGGGTAGTCTACACTCTTCGGGAAGCACTTACCTCCCATGAAGTGGACATTAAAAATACCCGGGCTGCCTTTCAGGGATTCGGGAACGTATCTCAGTACGCCGTGGAACTCTATCAACAATATGGAGGAACTGCCGTCTGTGTTTCCTGCTGGGACCAGACCGACCAGACTTCCTATACCTTTGTAAAGAAAGACGGAATCGATCTGAAAGCCCTTCTCGGCATTACAGACAAATTCGGCGGAATAAATAAAGATAAGGCCCGGGAGATGGGCTATGAAATCCTTCCCGGCTCCGCATGGATTGAGCAGGATGTTGATATTCTCGTTCCTTCCGCACTTGAGAACCAGGTAAATGGAGAAACGGTCCAGAAGATTTCGAACCGGGTCAAATTTGTCGTAGAAGGCGCCAATGGTCCCACAACACCCGAAGCAGATGCTGTTTTCAAGGAACGCGGAATTTTTGTCATTCCTGACTTTCTTGCCAACGCCGGCGGCGTTACCTGCAGCTACTTTGAACAGGTACAGAGCAATATGAACTATTTCTGGACAAAAGATGAAGTCCTGGACCGTCTGGATAAGATTATGACCGAGGCCTTTCATGGCGTACACGATCTGGCCCGCCGGAAGCGCGTCTATATGCGGGATGCAGCCTACATGATCGCCATTTCCCGGGTTGCGGAAGCCTGCAGGCTCCGCGGGTGGGTATAA
- the gyrB gene encoding DNA topoisomerase (ATP-hydrolyzing) subunit B: MSQQEYSAKEIKLLKGLEAVRKRPGMYIGDTDDATGLHQMVFELLDNSIDEAQVGYCDKVKVTLNDDGSATVEDNGRGIPVGMHPTEKRETLEIIMTELHSGGKFDHNAYKTSGGLHGVGVSVVNALSEELTIEIHRDGQIWQQTYREGRPVAPLKSIGTTKRTGTTVTFKPDPTIFKETQFQFKTLSERLRELAFLNSGVEIVLHQKAEDKKAVFKYKGGIASFVQHICEHRSPIHKRIIYFSDTRQENGAEESLEVAFQWTGGYNDTMLCFTNTIHNRDGGAHMAGLRAGLTRAIVKYAQDKNLMKEIKEGLSGDDVREGIVAIISIKIPDPKFSSQTKDKLVSSHVKGWVESAVNDKLSQFLEENPGEGKKIIAKMVDAARAREAAKKARELVRRKGVLETTSLPGKLADCQEKDPTICELFIVEGDSAGGSAKQARDRKTQAVLPLRGKILNVEKAREVKILSNNEIRALITALGAGYGTEEFEAEKLRYHKVVIMTDADIDGSHIRTLLLTFFFRQMPDLIQRGYLYIAQPPLYRVVSGKEVIYIKDESDFTGFLLERIRRNFHVEFDEGEEFRDQELMRLCRGYLEYDQHMDRMQIRGYPREAVEILLGVGVSDPHGFTRERLMNLKPIFEESGFIDCKVLKEEEEDEHFSISFQVDDGGGPRYSLGSDLVSSHEYQQLLSLHHQLSDLFLSPCTIRNDEGLSHPCESMNEMYEVLMALTKKSLSIQRYKGLGEMNADQLWETTMDPERRILLKVQVEDNMEADEIFTILMGDQVAPRKEFITNNALSVKNLDI, translated from the coding sequence ATGAGTCAACAGGAATATTCCGCAAAAGAGATTAAACTTCTGAAAGGTCTGGAGGCCGTTCGAAAGCGTCCTGGCATGTATATTGGAGATACCGATGATGCCACGGGCCTTCATCAGATGGTTTTTGAGCTGCTGGACAACTCGATTGATGAAGCTCAGGTCGGATATTGCGACAAGGTTAAAGTCACGCTGAATGACGATGGTAGCGCTACGGTAGAAGATAACGGGCGGGGAATTCCCGTTGGAATGCATCCTACTGAAAAGCGTGAAACGTTGGAAATCATTATGACTGAACTTCACTCAGGTGGAAAATTCGATCATAATGCTTACAAAACCAGCGGCGGACTCCATGGAGTCGGCGTCAGCGTGGTGAATGCTCTTTCTGAGGAATTGACGATTGAAATTCATCGGGATGGCCAGATCTGGCAGCAAACCTATCGGGAGGGTCGTCCCGTTGCTCCCCTGAAAAGTATCGGGACAACAAAGCGGACGGGGACCACGGTTACCTTCAAACCGGATCCTACCATTTTCAAGGAAACTCAGTTTCAGTTTAAAACCCTTTCTGAACGACTTCGGGAACTCGCTTTTTTAAATTCCGGAGTTGAAATTGTTCTTCACCAGAAAGCCGAAGATAAAAAGGCAGTCTTCAAGTACAAAGGAGGAATTGCGTCCTTTGTTCAGCATATTTGTGAGCACCGGTCCCCGATCCACAAACGGATCATCTATTTCAGCGACACCCGACAGGAAAACGGGGCTGAGGAATCATTGGAAGTAGCCTTTCAATGGACGGGAGGCTACAACGACACAATGCTCTGTTTTACCAACACGATCCACAACAGGGATGGCGGAGCCCACATGGCCGGCCTCAGGGCGGGCCTTACCCGTGCCATTGTCAAGTACGCCCAGGACAAAAATCTCATGAAGGAAATCAAGGAAGGGCTGTCCGGCGACGACGTACGGGAAGGTATTGTCGCAATTATCAGCATTAAAATTCCCGACCCGAAATTCTCCTCTCAGACAAAAGACAAGCTGGTCTCCTCCCATGTTAAGGGCTGGGTGGAAAGCGCTGTTAATGATAAGCTTTCCCAGTTTCTGGAGGAAAATCCGGGTGAAGGGAAAAAGATTATCGCAAAAATGGTGGACGCCGCAAGGGCCCGGGAGGCTGCAAAGAAGGCACGGGAACTGGTGCGTCGAAAAGGTGTACTCGAAACAACTTCCCTCCCGGGAAAGCTGGCAGACTGTCAGGAAAAAGATCCCACTATCTGTGAGCTCTTTATTGTCGAGGGGGATTCGGCAGGAGGTTCGGCCAAGCAAGCGCGGGATCGAAAGACGCAGGCTGTTTTACCTCTCCGGGGAAAAATTCTTAACGTCGAGAAGGCCCGGGAAGTAAAAATCCTGTCCAACAACGAAATTCGAGCGCTGATCACGGCTCTGGGGGCGGGGTACGGTACCGAAGAATTTGAGGCGGAGAAGTTGCGTTATCACAAAGTCGTGATCATGACCGACGCCGACATCGACGGTTCCCACATCCGGACTCTTCTCCTTACCTTCTTTTTCCGTCAGATGCCAGACCTTATTCAACGAGGCTATCTTTACATCGCACAGCCGCCCCTCTATCGGGTTGTATCTGGAAAAGAAGTTATCTATATCAAAGATGAGTCTGATTTTACCGGCTTTCTTCTGGAGCGGATCCGAAGAAATTTTCATGTTGAATTTGATGAGGGCGAGGAGTTTCGCGACCAGGAACTGATGCGACTCTGCCGGGGGTATCTGGAATATGATCAGCACATGGACCGAATGCAGATACGCGGCTACCCGAGGGAGGCTGTTGAAATCCTTCTTGGTGTAGGGGTATCCGACCCCCATGGGTTTACCCGGGAACGATTGATGAATCTCAAACCCATTTTCGAGGAATCGGGCTTTATCGATTGCAAAGTTCTGAAGGAAGAGGAGGAAGATGAACACTTCTCCATATCCTTTCAGGTGGATGATGGAGGAGGTCCCAGGTACTCTCTTGGATCTGATCTTGTGTCATCCCACGAGTATCAGCAGCTTCTTTCTCTTCACCATCAGCTGTCTGATCTCTTCTTATCACCCTGCACCATCCGCAATGATGAAGGTCTTTCCCATCCCTGTGAATCGATGAATGAGATGTATGAAGTTCTTATGGCCCTGACCAAAAAGAGCCTCTCCATCCAGCGCTACAAAGGTCTGGGAGAGATGAACGCAGACCAGCTCTGGGAGACCACAATGGACCCTGAACGCAGGATACTTCTCAAAGTTCAGGTGGAGGACAACATGGAAGCTGATGAAATCTTCACTATCCTGATGGGAGACCAGGTCGCTCCCCGGAAGGAATTCATCACCAATAACGCCTTGAGCGTGAAAAATCTGGATATCTGA
- a CDS encoding PEP/pyruvate-binding domain-containing protein has translation MAKEKPEWRVIVELLENVDPILLNRITRKMIYYLYTRHIPEIISLMKELEPSKSDHQVSDLLYPNVPHPKKDLATMKFFVEEVFKIAGDTLAEDEISGQIGKWLAQERSRFLSLTVDRPNATLHEIAEALNRFFTIAPGETHISPDKFVNIRVSLIRRFLSDHLPYIIRAKHFITVRDFSKLLKRVIGSAQSTGKLGGKSAGLIIGFEIIKSMKKKYPILENVRIPESWFITTDTTMDFIHYNALEELIGIKYLDIEEVRAGYPFLKQLFKHSFFTSEIINQLEGMLNQIGPKPIIVRSSSLLEDSFGAAFSGKYKSLFLSNTGPKNERLASLLDAIAEIYASVFSPDPIEYRKERGLLDFNEGMGILIQEVVGNNVGDYFFPLFAGVAFSNNEFRWSPRIRREDGAVRIVFGLGTRAVDRVGDDYSFLASPGKPGLRVTVDPADTVKYAQKNMDVLNLRTNAFMTVPVSGILKQHSEEIFGLEKIVSLYTDSMLRPTMGTLLDYDPEDLVVTFQGLMENSDFLKQMDIMLKVLKDTLEWPVDVEFASDGKHLYFLQCRPQGVSRLQERPEIPENIDRDRVLFSTNRFVTSGMVRNVRYVVYVVPGAYDSLPDADSIKRVADGIAALNHSLDRRSFILIGPGRWGSRGDIKLGVPVAYSDINNTAMLVEVACKKGDYVPDLSFGTHFFQDLVESQILYLPLYPDDNENMLRLDIFEEGRNRLVQHAPAFGDMSPVIRVIDMHDLEEDATLTVAMDGDRNKALAYIELSVS, from the coding sequence ATGGCGAAAGAAAAGCCCGAATGGCGCGTCATTGTTGAGTTGCTGGAGAACGTGGATCCGATTCTTCTCAACCGGATCACGCGAAAGATGATTTACTACCTTTACACCCGCCATATTCCTGAAATCATATCTCTCATGAAGGAACTGGAACCATCCAAGAGTGATCATCAGGTGTCCGATCTTCTCTACCCGAATGTTCCTCATCCAAAAAAAGATCTGGCAACCATGAAATTTTTTGTCGAAGAAGTATTCAAGATTGCCGGGGATACCCTTGCAGAGGATGAAATTTCAGGACAGATCGGAAAATGGCTGGCTCAGGAACGCAGTCGGTTTCTCTCCCTCACCGTGGATCGCCCCAATGCAACCCTTCATGAAATTGCCGAAGCACTGAACCGTTTTTTCACGATTGCTCCCGGGGAAACTCACATCTCCCCGGACAAGTTTGTCAATATCCGTGTTTCCTTAATCCGTCGGTTTCTTTCCGATCACCTCCCCTATATTATCCGCGCCAAGCATTTTATAACGGTACGGGATTTTTCCAAGCTCCTGAAGCGGGTAATCGGGTCGGCCCAGAGCACCGGAAAGCTCGGGGGAAAAAGCGCTGGCCTGATTATCGGTTTTGAAATTATCAAGAGCATGAAGAAGAAATATCCCATCCTGGAAAATGTGCGCATTCCGGAAAGCTGGTTCATCACGACCGATACGACGATGGATTTTATTCACTACAACGCCCTGGAAGAGCTGATCGGAATCAAGTATCTCGATATTGAAGAGGTCAGGGCTGGATATCCATTTCTCAAGCAACTTTTTAAACATAGTTTTTTCACTTCAGAAATTATCAACCAGCTGGAAGGAATGTTGAATCAGATCGGTCCCAAGCCGATTATTGTCCGCTCTTCCAGCCTGCTGGAAGACAGCTTCGGTGCTGCCTTTTCTGGAAAATACAAGAGCCTTTTTCTTTCCAATACGGGCCCAAAGAATGAACGGCTCGCGAGTCTGCTTGACGCAATAGCTGAAATCTACGCAAGCGTATTCAGTCCCGACCCGATTGAGTACCGAAAAGAAAGGGGACTTCTGGACTTCAATGAAGGCATGGGGATCCTGATCCAGGAAGTCGTGGGAAACAACGTAGGGGATTACTTCTTTCCCCTCTTTGCCGGTGTGGCATTTTCCAACAACGAATTCCGCTGGAGTCCCCGGATTCGAAGGGAAGACGGGGCAGTCCGCATCGTCTTTGGTCTGGGAACCCGAGCTGTGGATCGAGTCGGGGACGACTACTCCTTTCTGGCCTCTCCAGGGAAACCCGGTCTTCGGGTCACCGTGGATCCGGCGGACACCGTAAAGTACGCACAAAAAAACATGGATGTTCTCAACCTTCGAACCAATGCCTTCATGACGGTCCCCGTGTCCGGCATTTTAAAACAGCACAGTGAAGAAATCTTCGGCCTCGAAAAGATAGTTTCCCTCTATACCGATTCCATGCTTCGCCCCACAATGGGAACGCTGTTGGACTACGACCCGGAGGATCTTGTTGTAACCTTCCAGGGTCTCATGGAAAATTCAGATTTTCTGAAGCAGATGGACATCATGCTCAAGGTTCTCAAGGATACGCTCGAATGGCCCGTCGATGTCGAGTTCGCCTCTGATGGGAAACACCTCTACTTTCTTCAGTGCCGTCCCCAGGGAGTCTCCCGTCTGCAGGAACGTCCAGAAATTCCAGAGAATATTGACCGTGACCGCGTGCTGTTTTCCACCAACCGCTTCGTTACAAGCGGGATGGTACGAAACGTACGTTATGTTGTCTATGTCGTACCGGGAGCCTATGACTCGCTTCCTGATGCGGATTCCATAAAACGGGTTGCCGATGGAATCGCAGCGTTAAATCACTCCCTGGACCGACGTTCCTTCATCCTGATCGGACCGGGTCGATGGGGCAGCAGAGGTGACATTAAACTTGGTGTTCCCGTTGCCTACAGCGATATCAATAACACAGCCATGCTGGTTGAAGTCGCCTGCAAAAAAGGAGATTATGTTCCGGATCTATCTTTTGGGACGCACTTTTTCCAGGATCTGGTCGAATCTCAGATCTTATACCTTCCCCTCTATCCTGACGATAATGAAAATATGCTTCGCCTTGATATCTTTGAGGAAGGCCGGAATCGGCTGGTCCAACATGCTCCCGCTTTCGGAGATATGAGTCCCGTGATTCGTGTGATTGACATGCACGACCTGGAGGAGGATGCAACACTGACCGTTGCCATGGATGGGGACCGGAATAAGGCTCTGGCCTATATCGAACTTTCTGTTTCCTGA